A stretch of DNA from Lotus japonicus ecotype B-129 chromosome 4, LjGifu_v1.2:
cccttttctttttccatCCTCAACAACATACCAAACTGAAAACTTTCACATATTTGCAGGAAACAATTTTTCCTCTTTAGCATGTCTTCATTCCAATACAATTCAGTGTCACATGGTTTTTGTTAATAACATTAATGGAATCAGAGATAGTAGAGGTTCAGAGCACACGGTCACTGAGAATTCCCAGAATCTCTTCAATTCAAAGGGACTCAGACAATTTACAATACACTAGCTTGAAGGATATTATCTGTAACACACCAACAAAGTGTTCCTCCTTATATGAGGCAAATGACTTTGACTCATCAAACATTACAATCAGAAATGAGTTGGTTAAGCGTGCAGCCTCGGTTTACCTGCAATCTGCAGCATTTTTGGCGACCAGGAACCGAAACTACCTTGTGGATTTCTCGGAAAGACTGAAGAATAGGGTTGCCTCTTGTTCATGTTGGAGGCTTTTTGGTGGAAACACGATCAGAGCTTGTCTTGGGCcaatttttcagtttttcaatcATATGGTAGGGAGTTTTCGATCATTGCCATGAAGGTTTGTAAAGAACAATTCTTTTAGGACATGGTGCATGTCATGTTCCTTTATAAGTTTGGTTAAGATTACTTATTCGATGTTCCATTTGTATATAACTAATGTAAGAGATATTTAAGTGCTTTAAGTCCTAAAATTTGTGAATATTATTTCCCTTTTATACTTTTGCCGGGGGATTTCCAAACAGAACTATGACACAAGATAAGAATTCAAACCTATCTGTGACAACAAAAAAACCATCTGGGCAGATCCTAATTATGCGCCTAGCTATACTATCAGTCTACCATGGAACTTGAGAAAGAGTCATGATCAAATAACTTTTCAATTAGGGTTTAATAATATTCATATCAAGCAATGTCTTGCttgaaaaaagtaaaaagagAGCTCTCGAAATTCTGCTTCTAAAAGTGCATGCAAAGAGAATTCAATATGACTGCAAACAGTCCAAAATTTAAAGAGATTTAACAATGGATCTTAGCTGCCAAATCCAAGAGTACATGATCCCAAAAGCACAGTATATAGAGATCAACATAAGGGGCGCGAATGCAAGCTTATCACCCAAAAGAAGAGGGTGTAAAAATTGGCCCCATATCTCTACAACTACAAGACCAACCAGATAAATCATCTCAATCCAGCTAATAACAAAACCTTCATTCTTCACAGGTTCACCTGAACTACCTTTAGATCCAAATTGATCAACCTTTTTCTTTGGACGAGCATTTGACGCTCTTGTCTCAATCCCATCATGAAATTGTGCTGAAAAGCCTGACCACATCAAAATGGAGTGCAGAAGCAGCAACAGAACTTTGATAGGATACTCTTGTGCCTCGAATAGTAGCGGAAAAAGTGAATAGCAGGATACTGCACAAACAAGCAATCTCTGAATTCCAAGCAACAAAAAACGGAAAAGAGAAGCACTGATACCAAAATGGTGTGACTCAGACACACAACTTCTGCTTCTGTGGCATCCAAATCACTCATTGTAAATATTTGACAGCAAACATACAACAGTGTGAAAAGAGGaactggaaaaaaaataaaattgtttcTTGGTTTTCTCTTATCTTTTATTCTGGTTTCTTACTGTTGTGAAAGATGGAAATAGTTTCTAGCTCCGAAAGTGTACTTTGATCTTAGCTGTAGTTAgtttatgaaaatataaatcTCAGCAGTATGACTGTACAGAAACCAGGCTGAGAATTACCAGCTAATGAAGAGAATTAGAATATCAAAATTTTATGTAGTTGTGGTACTACTATTTGTGTCAGAAATTTGTGCTGTTTCTAAAGCTCTCTGGTTCGTAGATGATATTTGCAAAAGGCAAGATTTGCTGGAAAAGATCAAGTTGATCTAGAATTTGTTCACGGCTTTTTCATGACTTTCAGTAAAATATTGCCTTTAAAGGGGCACATCCATCACTTGTGTTTTCCACTAACAGACACATACACACATTCTCTATAAAATTTGTTTCATTTTATGtatacttcatttttaaattttcagtatcattaaaaaaaaacagaagaaaataagaaaaagaaaagcaagcATTGTAAGCTGGCCAACAAATGAATGAGCGTTAGAAGCATACCTATTGATAGCAAAAAGTAATGCTTTGCATCCTCCAGGGTTTGCGCAGCAACAATAGCTAGTGGAATTACAAAATGGAGTGATGCCTTCTCATGCACGTGCCACCCAAAAAGAAAGCCACAGGTATAAGCATAGGCTACCCATCTACAAATCATCTTTGGCTGTGGATTCTTCCAAGCCTTGAAAAGACAAGGAGATAAGGCAAGTAGAACCATTATAAAGGTCATGGACGGAGTGACCTGCAGATTAGTAAATAGAAAAGATAAATGTTTTGATGAAACTTCTGATTCTGAATTATGAAGTGCAAAGTAGTATGACTAAACATAACTGTTATATCATAGTTGTAGATTCAAATAACCAGTTGTCTAGCTCAGTTGCTGATCTCAATTGAACAGAAGCATCTTGGAAGTTGCAATAGCCAATAGCTAGCCTAGAATGTATAAAATGTAAAAGCTAATATTATGCATTCTCCCACCAGTCACAATGTTTCACAAATATAACTTTTTTGATATCAGACTGGTTCTGATTTCAACCAAATTGAGCCTGCCCATGGGCATTTATATTTATGatctatattttatatttattttggaaATGAGAAcggtcatgaaccaactatctcaaaattttaagttgttgggtaatgggaacatgaatgattttacattatatttctaacacccTCTCACACGAGACCCCACTAGACTTAGAAGTTACACCTAACATCTGCTTcttaaattcaactttttattaggaTAATGGTGGGAAACAAGGATTGAACTCAAGACCActcggtcatagaggctctgatacaatgtcatgaaccaactatcccaaaagttGTTGGGTAACGGAAACATGAacgattttatattatatttctaacaagaACAGCGTCAACCAGTGATTAGGCTCAGTTGTTGATATCAATTGAAGAGAAGCATCTTGGAAGATGCAATGGCTAGCTTGGAATGTGTAAAATGAAACTAATATTATGCTTTCTACTACCAATTATAATGTTTCACTGATATCACATGACATCTAAATGTTGGACTAGGGCTGATTTTGAGTTACCATGTCAAGGCTCCCATgtgaatattaatattataatctATATTTCTTTACTTCGAAAATGGGATGAGGGTAATTAAGTAAATTAGCAATATTTTCAGCATGTTTAGAAAAAACATTCCAATCTCAGTGGCTAGATTCCCAATTACAAGCTTGAAGCAATATAACACCACCCTCGCTCTCCTACTAATGAAAAGCATGCATCAAATAAGGTATGTAAATCATCTGTTTGTTCTGATGCAAGAATGTGATAAGTTTTACATGGGTGATAACAACCAGTTATTCAGAGAAAACATGAGCATAAATCTTACCTGAGGTAGTACAGAAAAAGGTGAGGAATCCCCTACTAGCCCAGCTGTGAATGAACCTGCTGGTGTCTGGATATTAAACCCAAGTTTTCTGAATATGAAAGCAAGCCCTTTATCTGACATGATATAGAATACCCAAAAATTTGGGGCCCAATATGCATGGCAAAGCCCCCTGCCAAATGGAAACAATCGTTGGATGACTTGTTGTATCTGCAATTTATAATTTCAAAAACTAATAAGCAAATCAATAATTCAAGGGGTGCATATGAAATGAATGTCTTCACTTCTACACTGACAAAAGTGAAGTAATACAAGAATTTAACAAAGGATGATGAATTTTGTTCTCTGGCACGTAAGAAAGCAAAGTTGGTTATAATTGGAGAACCAAATTTAAGCTAATATAATTCTTTACCATGCAGTAATCTCTTTTGGAACATAATTCAGGTGGTTAAGTAAATCTGGATATATTGCTCCTTGTTCTGATTCAGTGGAAGAGCTTTTACTAATGAGTTTTACCCCATTCAACCTCTTCATCTATTACATCTCATGCATTCACATGAGACATTAGTTGAGAACTACTGAACTTATAGGGTTTGAGTAGCAAAGTAAGTAATAAATGGGAGAAAGACAGCCAAAAATactgaataaaaaaataaactataaTTACCTGCCCAAAGTAGAAAAATGGCCCAAATGCAGATGCAAGCACTGCTGCAACCATACCTCCCATAGTCAAAAGTCGACTGGAGCCTCTCACAATCCCACCCCGACAATAGTGTCTcaacaaataaacaaaataaactgGTGCTGCCACTGCAAATAAATGCTTAAAGCACAAGAGAACAGCAAAAACAAACCCACCTAACAAATCCCTTCCTTCCTCCAAATACGAAAGAGAAATCAACAAAATCCCAATGAGAAAGCCATTGTATTGGAAATGTACATGATCCACTATAAGAAGCATTGGTGACCAAATAACCAATGACCAGATCAATTTTTGCTTTCTTGAATCTAGATTCTGAGTAAGTCTGTAAACCCCATAAAGAAGAGTCAAATCAGAGACTATTACGGTAAGTCTTTGGAAATAAATCACCTTGTTTGAGCTATAATTCAGCCCCTCCTGAAGGTGCACTATTTGGGGATGAACAAGGTGAGCAAAAATGGATAGAAAGCGTTCAAAAAAGGCAAAGAATGGTGGGTAGTCAAGAGTCCATGGACTGGTCTCATCAAAGTACCACTGGGAAAGAGGGAGGGAGTGGGTCAAAGCCAGCCAATTGCGGTGCACTTCAAAGTCTGTACTGCGGTAGGATGGGAAAAGGAGAGCTTTTATACAGGTAGCAACAAGAAAAAACCACCAGAGAGTTGTTTTAGGGCTATGAGAATTGTGAACATCTTCAGAGCATACTTTCTCCTTACCCATGCCAGATGTTATATTTAACGCCGAAACCCAACAATGCCGTTTCTGTTTTACTTAATTAAACAAGAGCTCTCTGCATAATGGCAATGGAAACTTGTCTAACAAAATCAAGTTTACAGGGTAAGTGACAAATCAAGTTTGTATTTTGATGCAGACTGAAGATTAAGCATGGTTGAAACGAAACTCTAGGGTTCTTTTAAACAAAAGGGTAAGTAAAAAACTCCATAAAAACAACAATCAAAGCCTCTTTTTTTCGCTCATACAATACAAGTGCAGGCATTTTCAGATCATCATCACATTGTAAATTTGAAAACGGACCATACAGTCAGTCATGTATCAAATTCAAAGCTAATTGAAATTTGATTTGCAAGGAATCAATACAGAAAATGCAAAATGTCAGTAGATTTGAGTTGAGCAGATCAATGGAAAATGGTAAAGCTTGTTAATCAAAGATGAATCGACGAACCTGAGAGGAAGGTGCAGTAGCGGTTTTGGGGTGGCGCGGTGGTGTAGATGGAGGTTGGTCGCTGGAGAATGAGGTGGTGCTACTGCTGGGTTTACTTCTGACATTTTAGGAGTGGCCAttcatccattttttattttcttaatttgtcatttaatttttatttaatttgtcaaaattaatttttctcacaatgaaattgaattttgatatGACTGAATCATTAATTTCACCCCTAATGTTTTAAAGGTGCATAAACTTGTATatagaaaattgaaaatttaacCATGTTAAGTTGATAACATTGGTCACCTTAGTCCCaacattttttttggtaagcaaaGATTGAATTCATACTAGTGTTTAtcacccgcgcgttgcacgggaaatttgtctattgtatttgatacatcgattaatattttaaattataaaatatttaagatgttaaaaatgtaagaacaatcataataaagatgtagatatttaaagagcacaaattcaaacactcaattttagtgttttgtaagcatacactgaattaactaatataatGATTTTGaaagatatttaaagagcacaaattcaaacactcaattttagtgttttgtaagcatacactgaattaactaatataatgattttgaaaaacacataaGTTAATAAGTCAAAAactttaagttttgcatatgtactgaattttgtttgtgaagatgtatactcgtggtgcataaagggtaatgcttttgtgttttagatatgtaataatacataaatatataattattgtttaaattattaaaaatacacttacataaaaaaaatgaatttttaatttttttaactcatacaaattttcatttttcatgtaaaatgttcctccccgtgagatctcgtaactctaattttttagcacaaataaatttaggtcataatcaaaataagttaaatcataatcataattgatgacaatattttttatagttttttttacgGACATTTTTTTTACTTATGAATTGACTACATTATTAACACTTTCCTAAATAATTTTATCACCCAGAATATCACCGCAAGATTAATCAAGAGATGATGAATATAAATAGGTAAAGCCCTGTAGAAATTGATAGCTATGTTCTATTGACAAAATAAAAGGCGGCCTTgttctataatttttttaatattttcatattttaaatctaaattactTTTCAGCACATTAGTATGAATTTGAAAGGCACATGTCCAAAATAAATACTATTAGAgttgatatatatattgtaAAGTGACCATGGAGTCCCTATCTTGTTAGGTCCCATAAGCGCAAACATAAACACACATTATTTAAAAAGCTAAGATGCtaatgttaattaaaaaaaatcttttggaTGAAGATTGTACATGAGATATTAACATTTAAAATCATGATAATAAGGGTTAGTTTGGTACAATACATCATTCTactcttatatattaaaatgaatAAGATTATGTCGTATAAACTACTTGTCACAACTACCACCACCCTACTGCCACCACCGTCATTACTgacatcgccaccaccaccaactccactctcacaatcaccaccactcaccaccatcaccacccttCGCCATCGCCCAGGGTCGTGTAATATGTTAGACCATGAAATCAAGTGTCATAAGCCCAACAAAATTGTACCTATATAATATATACTATTGAGGCTTGAGAAAGGTTGCAGAACAATGGAAAAACGTGTTATCTTAATTGCAACGTGAGAATTAAGAAGTGCAACGTAGAAgtataattttaacaattattaGTAATAGTGTTTTATATAAACAAATCTAATTTTtgcaagaaaaaaattaataaataaaacatataatataaaactaataaaatgttgtaaaatatttcatttgtttcattcctTGTGTTTCAGGTTCTATTAAAACTTTAGGTTATTTTCCAATTACCTATTAAATGTGATCAATTTTTTGGTAGGAAATATTTGTCATTTTTAATCATTCAAATTATTTGTAGGAAAAATATTACTCCTATATCTTACTTAAACTCTAAAAGTATAAATGGGagaatataaaattatgaattagaCATTTAATTAAAGTAAACTATTTTTCAATTTGAACAATCATGCATGATTGAGGTCATTCATGtaccatttttttattaaagttGTTGGGTGTTTGGTTTAAAACACCCAAAAAACGAATACCTATCATTGGTTACAATTTCCTTATCCTACAGTATTCATCCTTGTTTTCTGcaaaaactaattttaattgatgaaaattaaaattcttgTGTTTCTTCCACAAAAAAAGTGAATCTGGATATACAATAAAAAGAATTTAAATAGTCATATTATataattgcaaaagaaaaaagGTAAAAAACACTGTTAgtgaataaaacaaaacaactcTAACTGTATTGTTGCATGTGGTATAAGATCAGAAATAACAAACCTTTGAACCAAAGACATTTTTAAAGAAGATTGATGAAAAAATAGATATACAACATTGTGCattagaaaaaagaagaaaagaaatgtCAATTGTCAAGAtgaatttaaaagattttatcttaaattactataattaaagagatgagaagtttattttgatacaaaatcatgttcatctattatctatatctaaaaaaaagattttatcttaaattactataattaaagatatgagaagtttattttgatacaaaatcatgttcatctattatctatatctaaaaaaatattttatcttaaattactataattaaagagatgagaagtttatttgatacaaaatcatgttcatctattatctatatctaaaaaaaatattttatctgaaattactataattaaagagatgagaagtttattttgatacaaaatcatgttcatcattaaaattaattaatactctaaaaataaatcaaaaataaatgaagataaaatcaagaaataaacaacctaaatcctaatcaaatctaaaatttaaaaatgtatttttatgagaattaacgtgagaatgacacgtcactaagaattaacgtgagaatgacacgtcactaaatcagcctgatgagagttcttcttttctaatatactagtgttttgtACCCGCGCGTTGcccgggaaatatgtctattgtatttgatacattaattaatactttgattattaaaaatatattaaacaacgaatgaaatagaaaagttagaattgatgagtaaagtggacataaagacttctcttctaagcccgattgagaccaagacgaactcgtttcacattcttcgtaaatatgaagacgataacacaaatcatagatataaggaattatcaacatattaatcttaaaaaaaaattaatgtgatagtagcacaaatcaggattgtgtaagatatatcataaagtataacattattgtgtttattccaactaagtagggatgacaatgggtaggtactatagtaccatctccatacccgcgtttttaaaaattacatgtacccgtctccatactcacgtgggtagcaactcgaaacTCTctacctttagacaattcaatgtcattacaggaagctattcatctttgccaaaatctaaatctatggatgacaatgggtctcaaattcatagggtacccgcaaaaagtatccactatgggtagggtaaaaaaaccgctaaatgggtatgaggttgagtatagataattacccgcaaaaaatagagggtatgggcactatagtacccaaccggcccatatccgcacacacatgttatcattatcattattattattattattattattattattattattattattattattattatttttatttttattattattattattattattattatttcgaAATATATTAAcgaattaacttaagctatagctttcaaactcactctttttaaaaaaaagtttgggatatattaattaatactctaaaaataaataataaataaattaagataaaatcaagaaataaaccacctaaatcctaatcaaatctaaaatttaaaaatgtattttttttactctaaaagtaaataaaaaataaattaagataaaatcaagaaataaacaacataaatcctaatcaaatctaaaattttaaaatgtattttttatgagaattaatctgagaatgacacgtgttatttttttttccaattagtgaatattttGCACCCtataagattttcttttcctcaatccttttgcttttgattaagaagagaaaagtaggaatccttgaagcatatgacattttacaattagttgaagaacaaaatcaattcatgaagaagattgaaacagaaacccaaaatgaagtcttgaagaacaaaataccctccttcaccaatttgaaagaactgtggtgaaagaattgtatttagtgtatttgtgaatcttggggtggaacccttgtgaaacaaaaaagcaaagaaacatttcagtcaagagaagcaaaaaatggtgtattgccccatatgtgcgcaccccagcaaattatctatatatgtgagaaaaaaaaattgtcccacccaaaataattgtggttacttcaccaataaacttatactaacaatcaatttaaattgaacttaaggaaatatatagagcaaagtaagataagtcacccaattgacaTACTAAAACATAAGTATATGCAAAagtaatgagtttgaggaaaacatgaaccaaccctAAGAATGAGCTAAACATACttatgaagattaaatgtgagctcttcatatgctttcatcaatttgactgacctgtgcatcattaaaaaaaaattagtaagttgtgcatcattcacatacagtgcaaatagtatgcttatacacacagctcaaacatgatgaataaaaacgtgcaaaatttgagaaatgaatataaattcaggctatcttaagtttcgtaaatttctataaattataccaaaatctggtttagaatggcttcacacgcatgaatttctacaaactatactaaaatatggttttaaaaaatataaaagcggaagaagaagaatagaaaaaacattacatcagaatcaaaacattacgtcttcaacaatgattcattaaagggtctatgcaaaaatttgtaaacttttggatcaaaacacacaaaatatgtgaaatttaagaatccaggattgaattacgaacaaaggataaactgaaatgacacaaaccatcaatcacaacatgacaaactcttcttcacgtaacatcatcttacggcatacctctgtcctgaacgcgacatgtggcagaggtagaaatagcagctatcaaatctctgcgtgtccatggtagctttgtggaccctcagcaccaaatcaactccctttttttagaattagcattaaataaataataagataaattaagataaaatcaagaaataaaaaactaaatcctaatcaaatctaaactttaaaaaggtactaaataaagatagataaaaactaccaaaatctagcaaatcacaataaaaaactcataaaatcatgaattaaataaaaatatgaaaatacaataaaaataccataaaaattcatttatactttaaatgtaactcaaaaataaaataaaatatttcatgaaattaaaattaaataaataataaataaggatagataaaaacaatcaaaatctagcaaatcacaataaaaactcataaaatcctgcatcaATTAAAaaccgaaaattcaataaaaattaattattatactctataaataaatgtaaaataaaataaaatatttcctgaaagtaaaattaaataaataataagataaaattaagaaataaacaacctaaattctaatcaaatctaaaatttaaaaaggtactaaataaagatagataaaaactaccaagtctagcaaatcacaatcaaaactcataaaatcctgaattaattaaaaatccgaaaatttaagaaaatttaattaatatactctaaaagtaaatctaaaataaaataaattattttctggatttaaaataaataataagataaattaaaataaaattaagaaataaacaacataaatcccaatcaaatctaatattaaaaatggtattaaataaagatagataaaaactaccaaaatctagcaaatcacaataaaaactcataaaaccccgaattaataaaaaattcgaaaattcaataaaaattaatcaatatattctaaaaataaattaaaaataaattaaaagaccaaatcttatcttttaaaataatatcaatcaattattttagaatatataaaattaaaacatatatcaattgaaaattatatcttctaaaataatatcaattaattaggttagaatatataaaattaaaacatatatcaattgaaaattatatcttctaacaaattgacacgtggaataataaataaattaaaagaccaaatcttatattttaaaataatatcaatcaattattttagaatatataaaattaaaacatatatcaattgaaaattatatcttctaaaataatatcaattaattaggttagaatatataaatttaaaacatatatcaattgaaaattatatcctctaacaaattgacacgtggaataatttttatgagaattaatctggtgctgacacgtcactaagaattaatctggtgctgacacgtcattatggaagttcttcttttctaatatatattgatgattgatattgattaagCACGAGGGTGCTTGCCCCATTATTAGTGTTAACAATCATTTTCCATATTAAGTGTTGAtacgaatttttttttcaataaaattatgtttttatttttgttgaaatCTTGTCCATTTACGTTTGAGTCAACATGGCAAAATCTTATTAAATCTTATTTGTTTGTTAATACGTTGAAATGTGTGTTTCCGTTTGCGAAACATATGGACAAAAGCCTGGGGATGGTTGCTTAACTTGTGCTACTTGCAGaccaacaacatatataaaataGTTGGTCGTTTTTATGTGGACATGTGTGCATCAATTCACACGACTCGCTTATTTTCAAGGTATGCAGATAGGGTCTTCTCGCATACCCACCTCTAAAAGAAATCATGACTTTTAACATGACATCCACTATTACCCGACATTAGCATTTAGGtccataattaaaaaaaaaattaccgtCATCACTGTCGTTCGTTCGAAAGTTGAACTCAACATGCTCTATCGTGGTTGATGCAACTCTCTCTCCCCTTTCTTGCATTACTCCTTTTGTAGAACAAAGGAAAACATAAGGTATTATATCCAAACTTTTCTTTGATGATGAATGATGACGCTGTCTTCCTTGGCTCACTTCAAAAGTGAACCACGATggttcattaaaaaaaattgagtgaaATTCTAATAATACCCCTTTCAAGTTTTATTATACCCAAAATATCTTTCATCCTCTCACCTAAGCCTTGCCACCCAGCCACCACCATTAGATGCGATTGTTAATCTTGTTGCTATTCATTCTCAATGCCCATTTGCCCACTATTAGCATGCCCCAGACATTAATTAGTCTTCAACAAATGCCCAAATATGAactttatttgattttcttcCAATAAGAACCAAAACAATCATATTCCAACCATTAAATTGCAAATCCAcattaaaaaatcaaacttttaaGGTTATATTGGAATCAACCCATCAAATTCCAAAGATTCTGATGCAGATCTCTCCaacttgtttttttcttcaacccTCATTTCTAGTTCCTCAAACTTTTTCTTCCACTCCTCTAGCAGACTATGTGCATAATATTCAGCCATCTTTGCAGCTTCAAGCTCAACATTGAGTTGTTCGATAGAAGTCTCTTTCTCTGTCAAGTTCTCATCATAAACCCTGGCCTTTTCAAGTTCTtgcttgagagcttccatctctgttttcagcttcaatATAACCTCATTTTCACTAGCCTATGTTTCCCTTTTTGAATCTAGCAAGGCCTTCAGCCGCGTTACTTCAGCTGAAAGCAGATCTAATTGTTTAGGAAGatctgtggtggtggtggcgacactGGGGTGGGGGTGGAGGGTGAATTCCAAGGGTGGAGAACAAAAAAAGGGTATTTTAGTAGTTTGATATTTATTCTTGATCGAATCTGAACCATTGAATATTTAACATTATATCTAAGGGCTAAGGAGAGAACTGAACCACCGTGGTTCACTTTTTAACTGTTACACCGAAGCCAACACCGTGAATGATATTCAAACTTCACCTATTATACCCCTTATTATTATTACCAACACTATGAATTTCCCTTTCATCTCCGTACAAACCAATTCCTTTATCATCTTCGTGAACCATTTCATCTCACCTCTCAAACATGAAGTCCAGCCATGCATCCATCTTTTTAGTCTAAAACATC
This window harbors:
- the LOC130711984 gene encoding probable dolichyl pyrophosphate Glc1Man9GlcNAc2 alpha-1,3-glucosyltransferase isoform X3, producing MATPKMSEVNPAVAPPHSPATNLHLHHRATPKPLLHLPLRLTQNLDSRKQKLIWSLVIWSPMLLIVDHVHFQYNGFLIGILLISLSYLEEGRDLLGGFVFAVLLCFKHLFAVAAPVYFVYLLRHYCRGGIVRGSSRLLTMGGMVAAVLASAFGPFFYFGQIQQVIQRLFPFGRGLCHAYWAPNFWVFYIMSDKGLAFIFRKLGFNIQTPAGSFTAGLVGDSSPFSVLPQVTPSMTFIMVLLALSPCLFKAWKNPQPKMICRWVAYAYTCGFLFGWHVHEKASLHFVIPLAIVAAQTLEDAKHYFLLSIVSCYSLFPLLFEAQEYPIKVLLLLLHSILMWSGFSAQFHDGIETRASNARPKKKVDQFGSKGSSGEPVKNEGFVISWIEMIYLVGLVVVEIWGQFLHPLLLGDKLAFAPLMLISIYCAFGIMYSWIWQLRSIVKSL
- the LOC130711984 gene encoding probable dolichyl pyrophosphate Glc1Man9GlcNAc2 alpha-1,3-glucosyltransferase isoform X1 produces the protein MGKEKVCSEDVHNSHSPKTTLWWFFLVATCIKALLFPSYRSTDFEVHRNWLALTHSLPLSQWYFDETSPWTLDYPPFFAFFERFLSIFAHLVHPQIVHLQEGLNYSSNKVIYFQRLTVIVSDLTLLYGVYRLTQNLDSRKQKLIWSLVIWSPMLLIVDHVHFQYNGFLIGILLISLSYLEEGRDLLGGFVFAVLLCFKHLFAVAAPVYFVYLLRHYCRGGIVRGSSRLLTMGGMVAAVLASAFGPFFYFGQIQQVIQRLFPFGRGLCHAYWAPNFWVFYIMSDKGLAFIFRKLGFNIQTPAGSFTAGLVGDSSPFSVLPQVTPSMTFIMVLLALSPCLFKAWKNPQPKMICRWVAYAYTCGFLFGWHVHEKASLHFVIPLAIVAAQTLEDAKHYFLLSIVSCYSLFPLLFEAQEYPIKVLLLLLHSILMWSGFSAQFHDGIETRASNARPKKKVDQFGSKGSSGEPVKNEGFVISWIEMIYLVGLVVVEIWGQFLHPLLLGDKLAFAPLMLISIYCAFGIMYSWIWQLRSIVKSL
- the LOC130711984 gene encoding probable dolichyl pyrophosphate Glc1Man9GlcNAc2 alpha-1,3-glucosyltransferase isoform X2, with the translated sequence MGKEKVCSEDVHNSHSPKTTLWWFFLVATCIKALLFPSYRSTDFEVHRNWLALTHSLPLSQWYFDETSPWTLDYPPFFAFFERFLSIFAHLVHPQIVHLQEGLNYSSNKVIYFQRLTVIVSDLTLLYGVYRLTQNLDSRKQKLIWSLVIWSPMLLIVDHVHFQYNGFLIGILLISLSYLEEGRDLLGGFVFAVLLCFKHLFAVAAPVYFVYLLRHYCRGGIVRGSSRLLTMGGMVAAVLASAFGPFFYFGQIQQVIQRLFPFGRGLCHAYWAPNFWVFYIMSDKGLAFIFRKLGFNIQTPAGSFTAGLVGDSSPFSVLPQAWKNPQPKMICRWVAYAYTCGFLFGWHVHEKASLHFVIPLAIVAAQTLEDAKHYFLLSIVSCYSLFPLLFEAQEYPIKVLLLLLHSILMWSGFSAQFHDGIETRASNARPKKKVDQFGSKGSSGEPVKNEGFVISWIEMIYLVGLVVVEIWGQFLHPLLLGDKLAFAPLMLISIYCAFGIMYSWIWQLRSIVKSL